In Arachis stenosperma cultivar V10309 chromosome 1, arast.V10309.gnm1.PFL2, whole genome shotgun sequence, one DNA window encodes the following:
- the LOC130941968 gene encoding guanosine deaminase-like: protein MEEVNVVETKDGTVSVASAFAGHQEAVQDRDHKFLRKAVEEAYKGVDSGHGGPFGAVIVCNDEVVASCHNMVLSHTDPTAHAEVTAIREACKKLKKIELSDCEIYASCEPCPMCFGAIHLSRIKRLVYGAKAEAAIAIGFDDFIADALRGTGFYQKAQLEIKRADGNEAMIAEEVFEKTKEKFRMY from the exons ATGGAGGAAGTTAACG TTGTAGAAACTAAGGATGGAACTGTTTCAGTAGCTTCTGCATTTGCTGGTCACCAAGAAG CTGTGCAGGATAGGGACCATAAATTTCTAAGAAAAGCAGTTGAAGAAGCATACAAAGGAGTAGATTCTGGACATGGAGGTCCTTTTGGTGCTGTTATAGTTTGCAATGATGAAGTAGTAGCTAGTTGTCACAACATGGTTCTTAGTCATACGGACCCTACCGCACATGCAGAAGTTACAGCAATAAGGGAG GCTTGTAAGAAGCTTAAGAAGATAGAACTGTCAGATTGTGAAATATATGCTTCTTGTGAACCTTGCCCCATGTGCTTCGGTGCAATCCACCTTTCTCGAATTAAG AGGTTGGTTTATGGAGCGAAGGCCGAAGCAGCAATCGCTATTGGGTTCGATGACTTTATCGCAGATGCATTGCGAGGTACCGGATTCTATCAGAAAGCACAGCTGGAGATCAAAAGAGCTGATGGCAACGAGGCCATGATCGCGGAAGAGGTGTTCGAGAAAACGAAGGAAAAGTTCCGAATGTATTAG